Proteins from a genomic interval of Arachis hypogaea cultivar Tifrunner chromosome 10, arahy.Tifrunner.gnm2.J5K5, whole genome shotgun sequence:
- the LOC112716220 gene encoding uncharacterized protein, with translation MIVRVSFLVVTSSIAVLKILETKTNFPAKRSDTMKSLAPAGCDASPHLELKSEDIENSTANATYSINQNEEKHMKNETPQKLDYATEKELLQNLVENYKQREVSLQKKLLRLNGLKEEQSAIAQLRTQLEEKNAKFDLLKTIIDSMEAENKTMQEKARDDGLSKKHLEIAKKTLNEMERKKSFEGSRVEEQIVMLEKQVTKVKKQDSSSRGAKIIKKIKDIEGVGLEALELKRRNKELELEKREIGAKLITVNDKVKTEEETVALIKEEITSLRQVHEGLLEQFERLQRNRFEMVEELVYQRWLFTCLRYELNHNLQKRATREEALRRSCIKNSDSYEKDQIAVTYEHNDPELESNNSSNTTTLDDDEDDETETTTLDESSSSSQSSSSKSSSLLGKMKRWRKIKHDCSKENNVISSPKCLTRSGTISSPIRSHGLIRRFSMPMVLPSDLSTMPLLSRKIGSNRSLERSVVQKSLKRVSFGDCSVKPSNNEHVSDDRDFLENKQENSAEHEQELDDEVVSKLHSQKGDRGSGSVAANCWKDLITAKTFGDSGFLETKQEEEIRPDELINSNKSLVGDNEGSKNLLLVRLVQLVAIVFFSLVLLQAYFRVNSKLGLSRSVKRW, from the exons ATGATAGTTAGAGTGAGCTTCTTGGTTGTAACTTCTTCAATTGCTGTACTCAAGATTTTAGAAACAAAAACCAATTTTCCTGCAAAGAGAAGTGATACAATGAAATCTCTAGCTCCAGCAG GATGTGATGCATCACCACACTTGGAACTTAAATCAGAAGATATTGAAAATAGCACTGCAAATGCTACTTATTCAATAAATCAG AATGAAGAGAAGCATATGAAAAATGAAACCCCACAGAAATTGGATTACGCAACTGAAAAGGAATTATTGCAGAATTTGGTAGAGAATTACAAGCAAAGGGAAGTGAGCCTTCAAAAGAAACTGCTTCGATTGAATGGTCTAAAGGAAGAGCAATCAGCCATTGCTCAACTGCGAACACAGCTCGAGGAAAAGAATGCAAAATTCGACTTGCTTAAGACAATCATTGATTCAATGGAGGCAGAGAACAAAACTATGCAAGAAAAAGCAAGAGATGATGGACTATCAAAGAAGCATCTAGAAATAGCTAAGAAGACGCTGAATGAGATGGAAAGAAAGAAGAGTTTCGAAGGAAGCCGTGTCGAGGAGCAGATAGTGATGCTTGAGAAGCAAGTTACAAAGGTAAAGAAGCAGGATAGCTCTTCCAGAGGTGCTAAGATTATTAAGAAGATTAAAGATATTGAAGGTGTTGGATTAGAAGCCTTGGAACTGAAGAGAAGAAACAAAGAGCTCGAATTGGAAAAGAGAGAGATAGGAGCTAAATTGATTACTGTTAATGATAAAGTAAAGACGGAG GAGGAAACGGTTGCTTTGATCAAAGAGGAAATAACCAGTCTCCGGCAAGTCCATGAAGGACTTCTAGAGCAATTTGAAAGATTGCAAAGAAACCGATTCGAAATGGTGGAGGAACTCGTCTACCAACGGTGGCTCTTCACATGCTTAAGGTATGAACTCAACCACAATCTCCAAAAGAGAGCAACAAGGGAAGAGGCCTTAAGAAGAAGTTGCATAAAGAATTCAGATTCATATGAGAAGGATCAAATTGCAGTAACATATGAACATAATGATCCTGAGCTTGAAAGCAATAATTCCTCAAACACAACAACAttggatgatgatgaggatgatgagaCTGAAACCACCACGCTTGATGAGAGTTCCTCAAGCAGCCAAAGCAGTAGCAGCAAGAGCTCTAGTTTACTTGGCAAAATGAAGAGATGGAGAAAAATCAAACATGACTGCTCCAAGGAGAATAATGTAATTTCATCACCAAAGTGTTTAACTAGATCTGGCACTATAAGTTCTCCAATTAGAAGCCATGGTCTTATACGCAGGTTTTCCATGCCAATGGTGCTTCCTTCAGATCTATCAACAATGCCGTTATTATCCCGGAAAATCGGTTCTAACAGATCATTAGAGAGATCAGTGGTGCAGAAATCATTGAAGAGAGTTTCTTTCGGCGATTGTTCAGTTAAACCAAGTAATAATGAACATGTGTCGGATGATAGAGATTTCTTGGAAAACAAGCAAGAAAACAGCGCGGAACACGAACAAGAATTGGATGATGAAGTAGTAAGCAAATTGCACTCTCAAAAAGGTGATAGAGGTTCAGGTTCTGTGGCAGCCAATTGTTGGAAGGATCTCATAACTGCGAAAACGTTCGGAGATAGCGGTTTCTTGGAAACCAAACAAGAAGAAGAGATTAGACCTGATGAACTGATCAATTCAAACAAGTCCCTGGTTGGTGACAATGAAGGAAGCAAGAATCTCTTACTTGTGCGACTCGTGCAGTTGGTGGCAATTGTTTTTTTCTCACTAGTCCTGCTGCAAGCTTATTTCAGGGTCAACTCAAAATTGGGGCTTAGCAGAAGTGTGAAACGGTGGTAG